A stretch of DNA from Arthrobacter jiangjiafuii:
TGGACGTTGCCGAGTACGGTCTTTTCCTCATTCAGCGGCGGTTCCTGGAGCAGGATGCCCACGGTGTAGCCGGCGCTGAGCCTGGCTTCTCCGTTGGAAGGGGTATCGAGTCCGGCCATGATCTTGAGGATGGTGGACTTACCCGCACCGTTGGGACCCACCACGCCGATCTTGGCACCGGGGTAGAAGGACATGCTTACGTCGTCGAGGATAACTTTGTCGCCAACAGCCTTGCGGGCCTTGGTCATCGTGTAGATAAATTCCGCCATATCACCAAGGCTAGTGCGTCAACCGGGATAAGTGCCATTTGGGGGCCGGCCTACGCTTACAGGGCAACGGCCAAGCAGCGCCGCCCCGATGCGTCAAAGGCCCCCGCGCCCTCGGCCAGGTGCCTTTAGCGTTGGTCTCCCACGAAACAGTTGCCGGCCGCCAGCACCGGTAGGACGGTGACGGCAACCTGCCCCTCGCGGACTTCGCCGAACAGGCAGGATCCGTCCCGCACGGCGGCGCCCCGGATGGAGTCGACGGCGAGTCCCGTGGGCGTGATGTCCAGGGACACTTCAACTGACTCCCCGGCAAAGCCTGCCGTAGCGAATGCCTGCCGCATCATCGCCTGGTCCGGTGACGGATCGTCGGCTGCGAGCGCCTTTAGTGCGGAGGCAAGATCCGCCAACTCCTCCTGTTCGGCCGGCACGGCTGCGTCTTCCCCGGCAGGAATGACCAGGGCCGCCGGAACGGACGCCGGTGCCTTGGCCGGCGCCGCACCGGGAGCGAGCAGTCCCGCGGCACCGACCGTCAGGACGGTGACGATGAGCAGGGGAAGCCGGTTGCGGCGGGCGTGAATCATCCGCCCATTGTGCCATGCCCCGAACCTGATCCTCCGGATACGGCGAATGGATCGTCCGGACCGTCCCCGGTGTCAGCCAGAGCGGATTCCAGGGACGCAGTCCCTGCCAGTTCACCTG
This window harbors:
- a CDS encoding DUF6993 domain-containing protein; this translates as MIHARRNRLPLLIVTVLTVGAAGLLAPGAAPAKAPASVPAALVIPAGEDAAVPAEQEELADLASALKALAADDPSPDQAMMRQAFATAGFAGESVEVSLDITPTGLAVDSIRGAAVRDGSCLFGEVREGQVAVTVLPVLAAGNCFVGDQR